One window of Salmo trutta unplaced genomic scaffold, fSalTru1.1, whole genome shotgun sequence genomic DNA carries:
- the LOC115189726 gene encoding tetraspanin-8, with amino-acid sequence MAVNKCIKYSLFLFNLLFWISGCIILGVSIYLKVSKNGNVILDQAVPFVDLLIAVGVIIMVLGFLGCCGAIKENRCMLILFFIGLLLIFILLLIAGILGAVGEKKSQVWVKESLAKLLPLRDQKPEVQTDIQKLEVEAKCCGLINGPSDWGSTVPSSCNCVDTAQVCQSAGGRQVYTTPCVTFVISFVEKHAIIALGIAFGIAVLMLFGMAFAMTLYCQIGKRDANTT; translated from the exons ATGGCTGTGAATAAGTGTATCAAGTACTCGCTCTTCCTCTTCAATCTACTGTTCTGG ATCAGTGGCTGCATCATTCTTGGTGTCTCCATCTACCTCAAAGTGAGCAAGAATGGAAACGTG ATATTGGATCAGGCAGTGCCGTTTGTAGACCTGCTGATAGCTGTTGGTGTCATCATCATGGTACTGGGCTTCCTGGGCTGCTGTGGAGCCATTAAGGAAAACCGATGCATGCTCATTCTG tTCTTCATCGGGCTGCTCCTCATCTTCATCCTCCTGTTGATCGCCGGAATCCTGGGAGCTGTCGGAGAGAAGAAG TCTCAGGTGTGGGTGAAGGAGAGTCTGGCGAAGCTGCTACCACTGAGGGACCAGAAGCCTGAAGTTCAAACGGACATTCAGAAACTGGAAGTTGAG GCAAAGTGCTGTGGACTGATCAACGGACCCTCTGACTGGGGCTCCACTGTCCCCAGCTCCTGTAACTGTGTTGACACCGCTCAGGTGTGCCAAAGTGCAGGAGGACGCCAAGTGTACACAACG CCTTGTGTCACATTTGTGATTTCCTTCGTGGAGAAGCACGCAATTATCGCACTGGGGATTGCATTTGGTATTGCAGTCTTGATG CTCTTTGGAATGGCCTTCGCCATGACCCTGTACTGCCAGATTGGGAAGAGGGACGCCAACACTACCTAA